CGGTTGAGGTCCAGCAGCAGCGGGCCTGCGACAATCGTCGACTGGGTAAAGCCACTGGAGCGGCGCAACAACGCGTTCATCCGCGCCTCCAGCTCTTCGAACTGGAACGGCTTGACCACGTAGTCGTCGGCACCGGCCGCCAGGCCTTCGACCTTGTCCTGCCAGTTGCCACGGGCGGTGAGGATCAGGATCGGGAAGGTCTTGGCCTGGGTGCGCAGTTGGCGGATCAGGTCCAGGCCGCCCATGCCGGGCAGGCCCAGGTCGATGATCGCCAGGTCATGGTTGAACTGGCCGGTCTGGTACAGGGCCTCTTCGGCATTGGCCACGGCCTCGACCACATGCCCGCTGTCGGTCAGGCGGGTCAACAGGTGATGACGCAGCAGCGCCTCATCTTCCACCACCAGCAATTTCATAAGGCTCTCCAAAGCAAATCAACTGTCCGACAGAGGGATATCATAGCGGCCCTGCAAGTCTTGCGGGCGCAGTTTAATGCCATTGAACTGGCCGGTCAGGTGTTCATAGCCGGCGCGATAGGCCGGCTGCGGGGTTGCCAGGCCCAGGGATTGGCCCCAGGGCGTGGGTTGGCTGGCAGACTCTTCGAAACTGACACGCTGGATCAAAGTGCTGGATTTCTTGGTTTTCTCACCGCCGAACGCAGCAAAGGCACGATCGCCTGCCTGGGCTCCGGCAGTGGCACTGAGCATGGTTAACGCCAACATCAGCTGTTT
The genomic region above belongs to Pseudomonas azotoformans and contains:
- a CDS encoding response regulator transcription factor, coding for MKLLVVEDEALLRHHLLTRLTDSGHVVEAVANAEEALYQTGQFNHDLAIIDLGLPGMGGLDLIRQLRTQAKTFPILILTARGNWQDKVEGLAAGADDYVVKPFQFEELEARMNALLRRSSGFTQSTIVAGPLLLDLNRKQASLDEQPLALTAYEYRILEYLMRHHQQVVAKDRLMEQLYPDDDERDPNVIEVLVGRLRRKLEGPAGFKPIDTVRGLGYLFNERCR